ATTAACGCGGACATCCCTAAAACAACCCAGGTTGAGCCTTTCAGCTCTTCAAAGGTTGGCCAGGAAATCTTTTTAAACTCGGACTGAACCCCATCCAGAAATGCTTTGAACTTTTTTACCATATTCTAT
The Candidatus Neomarinimicrobiota bacterium DNA segment above includes these coding regions:
- the secE gene encoding preprotein translocase subunit SecE, whose translation is MVKKFKAFLDGVQSEFKKISWPTFEELKGSTWVVLGMSALIAFILFVLDKVMSILILNVIMGR